A part of Ooceraea biroi isolate clonal line C1 chromosome 10, Obir_v5.4, whole genome shotgun sequence genomic DNA contains:
- the LOC105274728 gene encoding diacylglycerol kinase theta isoform X11, translating into MASVSAETPASHGHSFSKKTFHKPTYCHSCTDMLWGLIQQGYICEVCNFVVHDRCLKAVVSPCSSIAASLIKNPVAHCWSEQVHRKRKFCNVCRKRLDDNLSIHCEICEYFVHIECQDFAVANCNENATYLPGKELSAVKHTHHWREGNLPSSSKCAVCKKSCFSAECLSGFRCEWCGMTLHAYCYKNIPQECTFGNLEPIYLPPHAVSIPRTEVPMEAIIGVQVRRKEVLAREYSCHNVGEQFDFAESEQNGAAGHLAEALRRLSLVLPRSCHGNCHASPPYVRGNFSRDKIALYIS; encoded by the exons ATGGCGTCGGTCTCGGCCGAGACTCCAGCCAGCCATGGGCACAGCTTCAGTAAGAAAACCTTTCACAAGCCGACGTACTGCCATAGCTGCACGGACATGCTCTGGGGCCTCATACAGCAGGGGTACATCTGCGAAG TGTGTAACTTCGTGGTGCACGACCGCTGTCTCAAGGCCGTCGTCTCTCCCTGCTCCAGCATCGCGGCAAGCCTGATCAAG AACCCGGTTGCACACTGTTGGTCCGAACAAGTACATCGTAAAAGGAAATTTTGCAACGTTTGTCGGAAACGATTGGATGATAATCTATCCATACATTGTGAAA TATGCGAGTACTTCGTGCACATAGAATGCCAGGACTTTGCAGTGGCAAACTGTAACGAGAATGCCACGTATTTACCTGGGAAGGAACTATCAGCGGTGAAACACACTCATCATTGGCGAGAAGGCAATCTTCCGAGCAGTTCGAAATGTGCCGTATGCAAGAAGAGTTGTTTTTCTGCCGAGTGCCTTTCTGGGTTTCGTTGCGAGTGGTGCGGCATGACG TTGCACGCATATTGTTACAAGAATATTCCCCAAGAATGCACCTTTGGTAACTTGGAACCAATTTACCTGCCGCCACATGCAGTTAGTATTCCGCGTACCGAAGTTCCCATGGAAGCCATTATTGGAGTACAAGTGCGTCGTAAAGAAGTGCTGGCGCGTGAGTATTCTTGCC ATAACGTCGGAGAGCAATTCGATTTCGCTGAGAGTGAACAAAATGGGGCTGCAGGCCACCTAGCCGAAGCTTTGAGGCGCCTTTCGCTAGTTTTGCCACGTAGCTGCCATGGAAATTGTCATGCTTCCCCTCCTTATGTTCGAG GCAATTTTTCTCGTGATAAGATTGCTCTTTACATCTCGTAA
- the LOC105274729 gene encoding AP-1 complex subunit sigma-2 isoform X1 — protein MMQFMLLFSRQGKLRLQKWYVAHPDKLKKKITRELITTILARKPKMSSFLEWKDVKVVYKRYASLYFCCAIEQNDNELLTLEIIHRYVELLDKYFGSVCELDIIFNFEKAYFILDELLVGGEIQETSKKNVLKAIAAQDLLQEEETPQGFFEDHGLG, from the exons ATG ATGCAATTTATGTTACTGTTCAGTCGTCAAGGAAAACTCCGTTTGCAAAAGTGGTACGTCGCGCATCCggacaaattaaaaaagaaaattacgcGCGAACTGATAACCACGATACTCGCACGAAAGCCAAAAATGTCAAGCTTTTTGGAGTGGAAGGACGTTAAAGTCGTCTACAAAAG ATATGCAAGCTTATACTTTTGTTGCGCGATTGAGCAAAACGATAATGAATTGCTGACTTTAGAAATCATACATCGATACGTTGAATTGTTGGATAAGTATTTTGGCAGT GTATGTGAGTTggatataatattcaatttcgagAAGGCGTACTTTATCTTGGACGAACTGCTTGTCGGGGGAGAGATTCAAGAAACTAGCAAAAAGAATGTACTGAAAGCCATCGCTGCCCAGGACCTGTTACAGGAG GAGGAAACACCTCAGGGATTCTTCGAGGATCACGGATTGggataa
- the LOC105274729 gene encoding AP-1 complex subunit sigma-2 isoform X2 encodes MMQFMLLFSRQGKLRLQKWYVAHPDKLKKKITRELITTILARKPKMSSFLEWKDVKVVYKRYASLYFCCAIEQNDNELLTLEIIHRYVELLDKYFGSVCELDIIFNFEKAYFILDELLVGGEIQETSKKNVLKAIAAQDLLQEDEAVEGALREIGLL; translated from the exons ATG ATGCAATTTATGTTACTGTTCAGTCGTCAAGGAAAACTCCGTTTGCAAAAGTGGTACGTCGCGCATCCggacaaattaaaaaagaaaattacgcGCGAACTGATAACCACGATACTCGCACGAAAGCCAAAAATGTCAAGCTTTTTGGAGTGGAAGGACGTTAAAGTCGTCTACAAAAG ATATGCAAGCTTATACTTTTGTTGCGCGATTGAGCAAAACGATAATGAATTGCTGACTTTAGAAATCATACATCGATACGTTGAATTGTTGGATAAGTATTTTGGCAGT GTATGTGAGTTggatataatattcaatttcgagAAGGCGTACTTTATCTTGGACGAACTGCTTGTCGGGGGAGAGATTCAAGAAACTAGCAAAAAGAATGTACTGAAAGCCATCGCTGCCCAGGACCTGTTACAGGAG GACGAAGCTGTGGAAGGTGCTCTGCGGGAAATAGGGCTTTTATAG
- the LOC105274730 gene encoding DNA-directed RNA polymerases I, II, and III subunit RPABC5 produces MIIPVRCFTCGKVIGNKWEAYLGLLQAEYTEGDALDALGLKRYCCRRMLLGHVDLIEKLLNYAPLEK; encoded by the exons ATGATTATCCCTGTACGGTGCTTCACTTGCGGAAAAGTGATTGGCAACAAATGGGAGGCTTACCTGGGACTTCTTCAGGCGGAATATACTGAAGG AGATGCCTTGGACGCTTTGGGCTTGAAGAGGTACTGCTGCCGTAGAATGCTGCTTGGGCACGTGGATCTTATTGAGAAACTACTTAATTATGCTCCACTAGAAAAATAA
- the LOC105274733 gene encoding proton-coupled amino acid transporter-like protein pathetic: MTNESDKAPTELDTFLPQDGSNLKDGVLSAKYKVQVAPRDVETGLGDEKSFDPFAERKVDNPTTDCDTLTHLLKASLGTGILAMPIAFKNSGLLLGIFATILVAFVCTHCAYILVKCAHVLYYKTRKTEMGFAEVAETAFSIGPQWARKFAKPSRYLIQVSLFATYFGTCSVYAVIVAANIKQIIEHYQDADAGEFNLRLLTAYLLVPLILLSWVPDLKYLAPVSMVANIFMGTGLGITFYYLVWDMPPLNEVPLVAPIENFPQFFSITIFAMEAIGVVMPLENSMKTPQHFTGICGVLNKGMSGVTLIYIFLGFLGYAKYQNATLGSITLNLPTEEIPAQVVKILIALAVFCTFGLQFYVCLDIGWSGLKNYFTKRPLLANYIMRTVLVSGAVLLAVAVPTIEPFIGLIGAFCFSILGLLIPVFIETVTYWDVGFGPGNWVALKNVIICVIGIMALIFGSRSAIIDIIKLYK; the protein is encoded by the exons ATG ACCAACGAAAGTGATAAAGCGCCGACGGAGTTGGATACTTTCCTCCCTCAGGATGGATCGAATCTCAAGGATGGCGTTCTCTCAGCCAA ATATAAAGTACAAGTCGCACCACGCGACGTTGAGACTGGACTGGGTGATGAGAAGAGCTTCGATCCGTTTGCGGAACGCAAAGTTGATAATCCAACAAC GGATTGCGACACATTGACGCACTTATTAAAGGCGTCCCTTGGCACTGGTATATTGGCTATGCCGATCGCTTTCAAAAATTCCGGATTGTTGCTGGGTATCTTCGCCACGATACTCGTCGCGTTTGTGTGCACACATTGTGCATACATTTTG GTCAAATGCGCACATGTACTTTACTACAAAACTCGAAAGACGGAAATGGGATTCGCCGAGGTAGCCGAGACTGCTTTCAGCATCGGACCTCAATGGGCAAGGAAGTTTGCAAAACCTTCCAG ATATCTTATCCAAGTCAGCCTGTTCGCTACGTATTTCGGCACGTGCAGCGTGTACGCGGTAATCGTAGCGGCCAACATCAAGCAAATCATCGAGCACTATCAGGACGCCGATGCTGGCGAATTTAACCTCCGACTGCTCACTGCCTACTTGCTGGTACCGCTGATTCTGCTCAGCTGGGTACCAGACTTGAAGTATCTCGCGCCAGTCTCAATGGTAGCGAACATCTTCATGGGAACGGGATTGGGAATAACGTTTTACTATCTCGTCTGGGATATGCCGCCGCTGAACGAAGTGCCTCTAGTAGCACCAATCGAGAATTTCCCGCAGTTCTTCAGCATCACCATCTTCGCCATGGAAGCGATCGGCGTGGTGATGCCGCTAGAGAACAGCATGAAGACGCCGCAACACTTCACGGGTATCTGTGGAGTACTCAACAAGGGAATGTCTGGCGTCACGctcatatatattttccttggATTCCTCGGATATGCCAAGTATCAGAACGCGACACTCGGTAGTATCACGTTGAATCTGCCGACGGAAGAAAT cCCGGCGCAAGTCGTGAAGATACTGATTGCCCTAGCCGTATTCTGCACTTTCGGTCTGCAGTTCTACGTGTGTCTCGATATCGGATGGAGCGGTTTGAAGAATTACTTCACTAAAAGGCCGCTGCTGGCTAACTACATCATGAGGACCGTGCTGGTATCTGGCGCAG TTCTTCTCGCCGTCGCAGTACCGACGATCGAACCGTTCATCGGCCTGATCGGTGCATTTTGCTTTTCCATATTGGGTCTCCTCATCCCAGTTTTCATCGAGACTGTGACTTACTGGGACGTCGGCTTTGGACCAGGAAATTGGGTGGCTCTGAAGAATGTAATTATATGCGTGATAGGTATAATGGCGCTGATATTTGGATCGCGCAGTGCCATAATagacattataaaattatacaagtgA
- the LOC105274732 gene encoding uncharacterized protein LOC105274732 isoform X1, translated as MMKFGRPMSRLLGLARNVVVVTRAMSYSLSRARRARDSRYRYRRRIIDILHVLCKYSTRGPLLNGTFLRSLLGHSTHTLFYDSTQQTQSNSVHFSFLDFTDEDDLQVTPVDPLFQPQAGIANGIEVFNSGKSVLFAVNHDTALDRKTKMILKITVKKRMPDCIKPDVLVGTSELNLSHEYAALRIETLQYWKKGITISKVFDNNLVLLHNGRASANIDVYVKISGYGQTIVTEFDAPMMRDPSTFIFGAGEIDRTLSYKCRKVDPYTVDLTKDSSKDLRDPKTCSICIPERQLCIPCEKLGAVQERDEKTYRREDKRKLRDTPSKDQIRCRSGERHSSELCGKPVVLKVSGLFDNGDNGKKPTVTVTDEAAARNLGDPTDPDYDIFVLRIGKKGLVGADEKSDIQLEMKTPKGPERRPPIRYETRDMQTELDKVEPPKEKKKKKKKNDHRRIALKMES; from the exons ATGATGAAATTCGGCAGACCGATGTCACGACTGCTCGGCCTCGCgcgtaacgtcgtcgtcgttacgCGTGCCATGAGTTATTCATTATCGCGTGCGCGTCGAGCACGTGATTCCCGCTATCGCTATCGTCGACGTATAATCGATATCTTGCATGTATTATGCAAATACTCGACGAGGGGGCCTCTTTTGAATGGAACCTTTCTTAGAAGCCTGTTAGGCCATTCGACACACACTTTATTTTATGACtctacccagcaaacacaaagtaacag CGTCCACTTTAGCTTCCTCGACTTCACGGACGAAGATGATCTCCAGGTGACCCCAGTGGATCCACTTTTTCAACCGCAAGCGGGTATCGCCAATGGTATCGAAGTCTTCAATTCCGGTAAATCAGTGCTGTTCGCCGTCAACCATGACACGGCATTGGATCGCAAGACGAAGATGATCTTGAAGATCACCGTGAAGAAACGGATGCCGGACTGTATCAAACCCGATGTTCTGGTAGGCACTAGCGAGCTCAACCTATCTCACGAGTACGCAGCGCTAAGGATAGAGACGCTGCAGTACTGGAAGAAGGGTATCACGATATCCAAAGTATTCGATAATAACCTGGTGTTGCTACATAACGGAAGAGCATCAGCCAACATAGACGTGTACGTGAAGATATCCGGCTATGGGCAAACGATCGTCACGGAGTTTGATGCGCCGATGATGAGGGATCCATCGACGTTCATTTTCGGCGCCGGGGAGATCGACCGGACTTTGTCGTACAAGTGTCGCAAAGTGGACCCCTACACCGTCGATCTCACCAAGGATTCCAGCAAGGATCTTCGAGATCCAAAGACTTGTTCCATATGCATACCGGAGCGGCAGCTTTGTATACCATGTGAAAAACTAGGAGCCGTTCaagagagagatgagaaaACGTACAGACGGGAGGATAAGAGAAAGTTAAGGGATACG CCGTCAAAGGACCAGATTCGATGCAGATCAGGTGAACGCCATTCGTCTGAGCTATGTGGGAAGCCAGTGGTTCTCAAGGTGTCTGGCCTCTTCGACAACGGCGACAATGGGAAGAAGCCTACTGTGACGGTCACTGATGAGGCCGCCGCGAGGAATCTGGGTGATCCAACTGATCCCGATTACGATATCTTCGTCCTGAGAATTGGCAAGAAGGGTCTTGTCGGTGCTGACGAGAAGTCTGACATACAATTGGAGATGAAGACGCCGAAGGGGCCCGAAAGAAGACCGCCGATCAGATACGAGACACGGGATATGCAGACGGAGCTCGACAAAGTAGAGCCaccgaaagaaaagaaaaagaagaagaaaaaaaatgatcaTAGACGCATTGCGCTTAAGATGGAAAGTTGa
- the LOC105274732 gene encoding uncharacterized protein LOC105274732 isoform X2 produces the protein MSANHVEPPPSAYGKHEEILSDSCKEYYLFLLEFFVKRVTGNRLAKLNQMFFVPTSVHFSFLDFTDEDDLQVTPVDPLFQPQAGIANGIEVFNSGKSVLFAVNHDTALDRKTKMILKITVKKRMPDCIKPDVLVGTSELNLSHEYAALRIETLQYWKKGITISKVFDNNLVLLHNGRASANIDVYVKISGYGQTIVTEFDAPMMRDPSTFIFGAGEIDRTLSYKCRKVDPYTVDLTKDSSKDLRDPKTCSICIPERQLCIPCEKLGAVQERDEKTYRREDKRKLRDTPSKDQIRCRSGERHSSELCGKPVVLKVSGLFDNGDNGKKPTVTVTDEAAARNLGDPTDPDYDIFVLRIGKKGLVGADEKSDIQLEMKTPKGPERRPPIRYETRDMQTELDKVEPPKEKKKKKKKNDHRRIALKMES, from the exons ATGTCGGCTAATCATGTAGAACCACCGCCAAGCGCGTACGGCAAGCATGAAGAAATCCTTTCGGATAGCTGCAAGGAGTACTATTTATTCTTGCTTGAGTTCTTCGTAAAGCGAGTGACGGGCAATCGGCTGGCCAAGTTGAATCAGATGTTTTTTGTCCCGACAAGCGTCCACTTTAGCTTCCTCGACTTCACGGACGAAGATGATCTCCAGGTGACCCCAGTGGATCCACTTTTTCAACCGCAAGCGGGTATCGCCAATGGTATCGAAGTCTTCAATTCCGGTAAATCAGTGCTGTTCGCCGTCAACCATGACACGGCATTGGATCGCAAGACGAAGATGATCTTGAAGATCACCGTGAAGAAACGGATGCCGGACTGTATCAAACCCGATGTTCTGGTAGGCACTAGCGAGCTCAACCTATCTCACGAGTACGCAGCGCTAAGGATAGAGACGCTGCAGTACTGGAAGAAGGGTATCACGATATCCAAAGTATTCGATAATAACCTGGTGTTGCTACATAACGGAAGAGCATCAGCCAACATAGACGTGTACGTGAAGATATCCGGCTATGGGCAAACGATCGTCACGGAGTTTGATGCGCCGATGATGAGGGATCCATCGACGTTCATTTTCGGCGCCGGGGAGATCGACCGGACTTTGTCGTACAAGTGTCGCAAAGTGGACCCCTACACCGTCGATCTCACCAAGGATTCCAGCAAGGATCTTCGAGATCCAAAGACTTGTTCCATATGCATACCGGAGCGGCAGCTTTGTATACCATGTGAAAAACTAGGAGCCGTTCaagagagagatgagaaaACGTACAGACGGGAGGATAAGAGAAAGTTAAGGGATACG CCGTCAAAGGACCAGATTCGATGCAGATCAGGTGAACGCCATTCGTCTGAGCTATGTGGGAAGCCAGTGGTTCTCAAGGTGTCTGGCCTCTTCGACAACGGCGACAATGGGAAGAAGCCTACTGTGACGGTCACTGATGAGGCCGCCGCGAGGAATCTGGGTGATCCAACTGATCCCGATTACGATATCTTCGTCCTGAGAATTGGCAAGAAGGGTCTTGTCGGTGCTGACGAGAAGTCTGACATACAATTGGAGATGAAGACGCCGAAGGGGCCCGAAAGAAGACCGCCGATCAGATACGAGACACGGGATATGCAGACGGAGCTCGACAAAGTAGAGCCaccgaaagaaaagaaaaagaagaagaaaaaaaatgatcaTAGACGCATTGCGCTTAAGATGGAAAGTTGa
- the LOC113562804 gene encoding uncharacterized protein LOC113562804 has translation MNDNKIEDMQLFLMEFLIDTVNIPSVRAIQKEVLPVRTCVSFRILDLDPVNIYQETPTEACACTDNKLQIFKKGKSCLFALSSIVLQKPLHSFPVTMSVYKELPPGVLPDVMLIGTHQIQMRDLINTLLMRQIFRMVHTWRTMKDTFRITTATGQCVGEVTVFIRVSCFGKKIVTQFQIPRSGKPYLFKGVDDYTVFQCKRITSALTKERIECACAPKKINDGSGEAAGICCPVTPDKRREERAKDVYKDKCPPCCRGTQEPPKPKEIIKKCGCVVREDCPHL, from the exons ATGAACGATAACAAAATAGAAGACATGCAATTATTTCTGATGGAATTTTTAATCGATACAGTCAATATTCCCTCGGTACGGGCGATTCAGAAGGAAGTGCTACCAGTCAGAACATGCGTCTCTTTTCGA ATACTGGATCTGGATCCTGTCAATATTTATCAAGAAACGCCAACGGAAGCTTGCGCCTGCACCGacaataaattgcaaatttttaaaaagggCAAGTCCTGTCTGTTCGCCCTTTCAAGCATCGTTCTGCAGAAACCCTTGCACAGCTTTCCCGTGACAATGTCCGTCTACAAGGAACTACCGCCGGGAGTCTTGCCGGACGTGATGCTAATcg GCACTCACCAGATTCAAATGCGCGACCTCATAAATACGCTGCTGATGCGGCAGATTTTCCGAATGGTTCACACGTGGAGAACGATGAAGGACACCTTCAGAATTACCACGGCGACGGGACAGTGCGTGGGCGAAGTTACCGTATTCATCCGTGTTTCGTGCTTCGGCAAGAAAATTGTCACGCAATTCCAGATCCCACGCAGTGGGAAGCCTTACCTCTTCAAAGGCGTCGACGATTATACCGTGTTTCAGTGCAAGAGAATCACTTCCGCTTTGACCAAAGAGAGGATTGAGTGCGCGTGCGCTCCCAAGAAGATCAACGACGGCAGCGGTGAGGCTGCGGGAATCTGTTGTCCTGTTACGCCCGATAAACGACGAGAGGAACGAGCGAAGGATGTCTACAAGGATAAGTGTCCGCCGTGCTGTCGCGGCACGCAGGAGCCTCCCAAGCCCAAGGAAATTATCAAAAAGTGCGGCTGCGTTGTCAGAGAGGATTGCCCTCACTTGTAG
- the LOC105274736 gene encoding androgen receptor: protein MNSSPQNTNNAGTGQRRTTGVDNSDEEEWSGVVECAVLERTKSDRAARADEDRRRRTIIVEKKNGTYGFTLQSYGIHYKREQEIEMVTYVDYVEYDGPAFKAGMREGDVILSINGHEMDRADHKTLVNFIKNCDTRMRMVVSFEDCVRKVELHMRYIELQRALQSRLGELERLCERERSILMGRWKTHSLPARKRTPNSIAGTNPNQPSPSSSFNSSTIQCCRPATSTEHLLLYNVFADGRPYLIPRSAACLVAVGPPRSRSDHHHFMSKMSSESAVSSRHSYHQANGMTGTPAKSKSHKQSCQQQQQSAAAEGSSLHPAPQNSLCVACISSANRRREQSDTGSLDAYDLASPCCDPNCVPSRRRREKQRRARNEQALHQQQQQQQQQQQQQANMQHHHVQGQRDQQQQQQQPNVHNCPRTSGHSLHSITSSDVSTTADSVASCSTSLSTDTLYWDPSAHQRPPPCLQYAKPKSWDNLTTKAFGGYGFGYGYLDTATIKTHSAERPGKGLHGSGGGSSSSSRSKTPIVGTVQRKTSSCGTSGSTVYSTATSSTVSRHFQPTKSTESLLIPRGPYQSDLDQASLSCECLDGGGGSGGGSAGGGPGTRFVQLDKHKRGDDTASYMPPSHAQVRHRRSSHSDGKLRAINNSEVTRL from the exons ATGAACAGCTCGCCGCAGAACACGAACAACGCCGGCACCGGGCAGCGGCGGACGACCGGCGTCGACAATAGCGACGAGGAGGAATGGAGTGGCGTCGTCGAATGT GCTGTCCTTGAGCGAACCAAATCCGATAGAGCTGCACGCGCTGACGAAGACAGACGTCGTCGGACGATTATCGTTGAAAAGAAGAACGGCACATATGGTTTCACATTACAG AGCTACGGAATACATTACAAAAGGGAGCAGGAGATAGAGATGGTGACGTACGTGGACTATGTGGAATACGATGGACCGGCGTTCAAAGCCGGCATGCGAGAAGGTGACGTGATACTCTCCATAAACGGCCACGAGATGGATCGAGCCGATCACAAGACTCTGGTAAACTTCATCAAGAATTGTGATACCAGAATGCGGATGGTCGTGTCCTTTGAGGATTGCGTGAGAAAA GTGGAATTACACATGCGCTACATCGAGCTACAACGTGCCCTACAATCTCGCCTGGGCGAGCTAGAAAGGCTGTGCGAGCGAGAACGGTCTATTTTGATGGGCCGATGGAAGACCCATTCACTGCCAGCGCGCAAAAGAACGCCTAACAGCATTGCCGGCACTAACCCCAATCAACCATCGCCTTCTTCCAGTTTCAATTCCTCCACGATCCAATGCTGTCGGCCAGCGACTTCTACCGAGCATCTACTGCTTTATAATGTG TTCGCGGATGGGCGACCGTATCTCATTCCTCGTAGCGCTGCTTGTTTAGTGGCAGTCGGACCACCTCGTTCCCGAAGTGATCACCATCACTTCATGTCTAAGATGTCGAGCGAGTCTGCAGTGTCCTCGCGTCACAGTTACCATCAGGCGAACGGCATGACTGGTACACCCGCTAAGAGCAAGTCTCACAAGCAGTCCTgtcagcaacaacagcagtcTGCGGCTGCTGAAGGATCATCGTTACATCCAGCTCCGCAGAACAGTCTCTGCGTCGCTTGCATCTCCAGTGCAAATCGTCGTCGAGAACAATCCGACACTGGTAGCTTGGACGCTTATGACCTAGCCAGTCCTTGCTGCGACCCGAATTGCGTACCAAGTCGTCGACGTCGCGAAAAACAACGACGCGCCCGTAACGAACAGGCTCTCcatcaacagcagcagcagcaacagcagcaacaacaacagcaagCTAACATGCAGCATCATCACGTTCAAGGACAGCGagaccagcagcagcagcaacagcagcctAACGTTCACAACTGCCCTCGCACGTCCGGCCACAGCCTCCACTCGATTACCAGCAGTGACGTGTCGACAACAGCTGACAGTGTCGCCTCCTGCTCGACCAGCCTTAGCACCGACACCCTGTACTGGGATCCGAGCGCGCACCAGCGACCACCGCCGTGCCTTCAGTACGCCAAGCCCAAGTCCTGGGACAATCTCACCACCAAAGCCTTCGGGGGTTATGGCTTTGGCTACGGTTATCTGGATACTGCGACCATCAAGACTCACAGCGCGGAACGTCCAGGCAAGGGATTGCATGGCAGTGGCGGcggtagcagcagcagcagcagatcAAAGACGCCGATCGTTGGTACTGTTCAACGAAAGACCAGCAGCTGCGGTACCAGCGGCAGCACCGTATACTCGACAGCGACGAGTTCGACGGTCAGCCGGCATTTTCAGCCAACCAAGTCGACAGAGAGCTTGTTGATTCCACGGGGACCGTATCAGAGCGATTTGGATCAGGCTAGTTTGAGCTGCGAGTGCCTGGACGGTGGTGGAGGCAGTGGTGGTGGCAGTGCAGGTGGTGGTCCTGGCACGCGGTTTGTTCAGCTTGACAAGCACAAACGCGGCGATGATACGGCGAGTTACATGCCACCGAGCCACGCACAAGTCAGACATCGACGGTCTAGTCATTCCGACGGGAAACTACGGGCTATCAATAACTCCGAAGTCACGCGATTGTAA